TCAAAATTCACTGTTTTTTGTTTACATGATTAATACATAAGCTTGGGAATTTATCAATTACCAACTAAACTAGGTCATGTGCATATTTAGATCCGGAGAAAGGATCAATTAGCTTAGTATTACTCTGATgcaaaaccaaagaaaattatatttgaaatggttGGCTCTGTCTCCGTTATGGAGATTCGCTGGCATTCGAGTGATTGTGCTGTCAGAATTCCTAAGCACAAGAAGGTATTCATAGACATCACTTGAAGAATTGACAGTTTAGTTTCAACAGACATGGAAGACTCCTCTGTTAGTGTACTTCGTGCGGATGACGATCCCAAAGGCTGAGGTTTAGTTGAGGCCTTATGTTATGCAAAGCCTggtttaaaattaataaatgattGGGATTTCATCTTTCAAACTGAATGCTTTAAAAATACATAATCTGACCCTGAACTTGTGCCAATCTATCCTTGGAACGGGAAATTAATGCTTTATTGTTTGGCCTTTAGGTTTTCTATGTTTCAAAATCAATGTAAATCATGAACCACTTGTTGTACCCTGCTTGTATCTCACAATATAAGGCATGTACAATATCAAAAATAAACCAGTATGTTTTAAAAATAAGTTGAATGAACATTACTGTAGCTCCATGGCAGTTGAGAAAAATGCTATGAGGGCAAACTAATGGATAATATTTTGTCTCTTTTCCCCCTAACAAGGCTGAGTGTTCTCTTTTTGGTAATGTTATTGATATATTGTAGATCAACATTGCATTTTACTTCCTTGACAAGGGTAACTGTATCATAGTCTGCATTTAGCGGCATGGGCTGGGCAAGCTCAGGTGGTAAGTTATCTATGCAAGCAAAAGGCTGATGTTGGTGCGGCGGCCATGGATGACATGGGTGCGATTCATTTTGCTGCCCAAAAGGGACATTTAGAAGTTGTCCGAACTTTACTTATGTCAGGGGTTTCTGTCAAAGCTGCCAACCGCAAGGGCCTGACCTCACTTCACTATGCTGTCCAAGGATCCCACTTGGATCTTGTCAAGTACTTGGTAAAGAAGGGTTCGAGTCTCAGTGCAAAGACCAAAGCAGGAAAATCTCCTCTTGATCTTGCAAGCAATGAAGATATCCGCTTGTTTTTGGTGGAATGTGAAAAATCACTCAAGCAAGGAAATGCAAATGTTACAGAGAAGGATGAAAAAGTTGGTGCCAAGCCATCACCACAGGATGGAGCCGAAAATTCTGGTGAAGAAGATACTTCTGTTGAGCCCAATGAAGAGCATGATGAAGGTGTGAAGAGGAAGAGTGTTGAAGACGATAGTCATGAAGCACCACCAGAACCCAAAAAGACAAGAGTTGCACTCAATCATCTTCTAAGTGCAGATGACACTGAAGAAGATGCAGAGTAAATTTCAAGGTTATATAGTGTAGAgagtatttttttaaattttaaggagATAAATGTGTAGGGAGTAAGGAAACTACTACCTCTTACATGACAACAGGAACTACTGTTACAGAAGCAGCATAACTAGTTCTTCCACCTGTAGGTTTATTACTTTGTTCTTTCTTAGCGGTTTCTTGTAGTGTTTCCCTTTCTTGCTGGATTCATACAAAAAAATGTTACTCCCCGGCGCTGCTATTCACAAGGGCATCTGACAAGTGACAATACCATGACCATGCCAATGTTACTACAGTTTCCTTGTTATTCTTCCCGAACTGGGTGATTCCAACATACCAggacatgcatttttttttcttttttttgattcaGTTATTGATTGCTTCAACAACGAACCTACCTCGGATTTGCATCTAAGGGAAGTACACTTGTTCAATAAGCAAGTTGAGAGTATTTGAAAGATGGAAGGAAAAACTTGATGTCCAATACCTTGTGTAGTCTTCTGCAAGATGGAAATGAATCAACTGCCCAACTGAATTTATCTTCAGCCAATTTGGCCGTAATTATCCAAATTATTATGTAAATaatgattttgaatatataatgtACATTAGGTTGTGGGCCCTACAACCTATGGGCTTTATATAATTTTGGGCCTAGGAAGGGCCTTTAGTGTACGCATGCCGCACGCTTCCT
This sequence is a window from Tripterygium wilfordii isolate XIE 37 chromosome 8, ASM1340144v1, whole genome shotgun sequence. Protein-coding genes within it:
- the LOC120004447 gene encoding ankyrin-1 translates to MSVNRKMGSREQQDIHAAARSGDLIAVQSILASNPLLVNSRDKHSRAPLHLAAWAGQAQVVSYLCKQKADVGAAAMDDMGAIHFAAQKGHLEVVRTLLMSGVSVKAANRKGLTSLHYAVQGSHLDLVKYLVKKGSSLSAKTKAGKSPLDLASNEDIRLFLVECEKSLKQGNANVTEKDEKVGAKPSPQDGAENSGEEDTSVEPNEEHDEGVKRKSVEDDSHEAPPEPKKTRVALNHLLSADDTEEDAE